The window aataaaatttagaatcaaAATGTACTTTGCAAAAACCATAGGgaccaaaaattcataaattgaaTCTTTATCgaccaaactaaattttttcgcatgaaaatgaaaaggactttgtttttttttttagtttcatccttcttttaattgtttattatactataattttaaatcatgttttgtttaattgatctcttattcaattttgaaatttcattaaaaattctgGAATTTGCaagaatatacaaaaaaaagaaaatatcaacatacaaaataatattgatataacATGGagggatgagattaaaaaaaagtttaataaccaaaataataaaaaaacaaaacaaaactgttCATTAAACAGTGTTGTGCAACGTGAACTTAGACAAAtgcacataaataaacaattaaaaaaaagtatttttccagGTGCACTGTATAATGTATAATATTAATCTTAGGCGTCTTGTTAGTTCTACAGGTACAGGTTGCTGGGTCTGGAGTGTGGTCTCCACACCACGCAACAGTGTCAGTTTCAACTGAACAGATGATCTTCTCCCTTTTTCGTCTTCACCGTaggacaataattttttttggtcataTAATTTTGCAGATATCAAATTCAGAAGAACGCatcattttaacaaaaataacttttttctttatcaatcttAATAGCACGGATAATGCATATAGTACTTTACTAGACAGAGGTACATGCCATGTCGCGAAttaattcaactttttttcaacataaaaaaaatatgttgagaCGAGGTAAGAattcttaacaaattaaaaaaatattaaaattcaagttATTACCTTgactgaatttaataaaatccattaatttaaataatataaaacaatatacaacaacaagaaataaattgataaaaaaattaacaatgtaaaaaagtaaaaaaaaaaaaaccaacttgaTCTCATTCGGATTAGCATACCAAATCTATGACTTTGTCATGATACTATTAATTCCATTGAAAGAAAACTGAATAAAACTAAGAAACTCCATTTATCAAACAACCCAATATTCAaagggaaaaattgaaaaaaataataaaaaaaaaactacaaaaaaatctGATTCAAGCAGCTAACTCTATAATCACGGGCACAAGATTAAGATAaccccaaagaaaaaaaataatatatatatatatatatatataaggagtTTGAAGACCAATTCCtaataaaacaaaagttaaaagaagaaattaaaattaaaattcaattagaaaaaaaaaatcaataagaaaagattaaaaaaatacaagtagcaataaagaaaacaagaactaaattgaataagaaaaacaaatgaaagaacatctttatattttggtaatgagaagagagagaaaagagggagaagaaaaaaaatatccactAGAACCCAACTATTATGTCATTGTGTATACGTACCACACCACCAAGAAAATCATAACGAAATATTTTCAAAGCTATCGCGGAAGGTAACATTTAGATTTGGGATAACACCTTATGCACAAACcacttttcctttcaaaataatatctatattaatcaAATCACTCTCAAGtcaatttgttaattaaaaaacaggttaaaatacaaaattacctttaagttataaatttgaaaatttttgcttttaaaagtagTGTTTACACTTgcttataaaatacaaaaagaccAAATTATACATAATCATCTTTGGAACACATTTTGCTTTCAAGGATAATCATGCTTTTAGAATGTTGAAAAACTAAATTGTCTTTAACCAATCTCATAACAACTATTTGATCATGTAGATAAAATTGGATTATTCTAATAGCAAATTTatcaactttttattaaaaaaacaaaataataattatactacTATGATGAATAGTAGTACATGACTAGAGATAACgttagctttttttattttattttatttatattaactttaatgTCACTTTTTTGTGCGGATATATGTgccatgaaaattaaaatccagAAAGCTTAGTCTTGAAACCCTGTCCACGTATGGACACGGCAGTCCTGTCTCTTGTTGCCTCACCTCTCATGGATGACTTTATAGCTTTACTCTGCAACTTTGTAGCTTTTCTTCGCAACTTTGCTTTcctttatacttgttttttattcttgtaaaaATTCGAATCTCTTTTGATATTGACTTTTCAGGTTATGTCTTGTACTTTCACACACGCTATTTACTGTGATGCTGTAGTGAAATCATGTACGTGGTGGCATTCATTCGTGCAACTGGTATAAACTCTCTGTACTCCACAtatacaggaagaaaaaaaagagagagttaaaGACCGAATAAGAGAAAAAGGGCTTCAAGTATACAAATTAAATCGCATTATTAAAAGACAGCACACAGTATAAAATATATTCGAAAAGGGCCTGAAAATCTGTTTATCTGCCAAGGTAAATAAATCCCAGCTGGGAACTGTGGGATTAATTTTTGGAATGATGTAAAACTTTTTGTCAGCATTTCCAGGCCCTGAAAGGAGATTTGGAAAGCAACTTTCGGGAGTGTGggagttgaatttattttaaaagtgtattttatttgagaaaatattaaattgatattttctaatatttttcaataaatttaatgtatttatattaaaaaaatattttaatgtattttcaagttaaaaaaatacatgcactATAGTatcaaatacatataaaaagttcCTATTAAAAACAGTGTATATAACTAGTTAAAAGGATTGCAGAAGTTGCATGACGAATGATGAAAACATGGAAGAAGATGgagagaaaaaacatatttttgtcaTATTAAGAGGGCATTTTCTTTATAAGCCAAAGCTAGCATAACTGTTATTACAAGAACAGCTCCAAGAAGGAAAAGAGCCAGCGATtaaggagagaaagaaagaaagcagagCACAAGTGGAGAAATGAGAAAACAACATTAATACTGCAGAAAAATGACAACTACACCAATGTCAGAAACAAGACCACATAGCCTGTAATGATTTTACgttgaaaatttgaaaagatGTGTACAATTTAACTTGAGCTCGTCAACTCTCAAGTTTCCAGGCCAAAGTCCTTTATTGCTCAATTGTTTCCTTGACAGAAAGAGGAATCGAATAAttcattcacacacacacacactgtttTCCAAATCTAAGAATCTCCAACTTTTGTCCAATATGGCAGGTGGAACTCGAGACTGAAATCACATCCgttaaaggaaaagggaaattaTTCCAGTGCCGTAACAAAAGCTGAACGGGAACACTTGAATATCTGTGGGAAAGCATGGGGCACCGTCATTCCAGCTTTTAGGCATATAGTCTGCGACCCCCAATGATGCATCCTTGGAcctgggttttttcttttgttttcacttttaatttgtgtttttttttcatgttgttgTATTCTAGTGTTAAACAACCACCCCACCCCAAGCCCCCTGCCACAACACACGAACATAaagctcttttttctttttcttttttgataataGAACAAGCATAAAGGTCCCTAATGTTCAGCTTATAGACAGAAAGAGCGAGTAATCTTGCATGGCATTTGAACCAGTAGCTAGTGTGTCTAGATCAATGCTTGTGTTTTGGACACAAGCACAATGCCTGTGTCAATCCGGTTATGGACCTGAATACAAAAACAGATTTGGTGGTCTAGAAACACAGGCACTGTAGCAACCCCTTTGAGTTAATGTTGCTCCCCAAAGAAGATCCAATCAAACCAAGAGCATCCACATCTAAACCATTTCATAGTACACAAAAGTTCCTAGAGAACATAACCCCCCCAAAAGAGTACGGCCACCTATAAGCTAAGTTCCACTAAACTTGCCACTGTAGGTGAGGTGGAAAACAACAACATCACACATGATCAGTTGCCCTTTCAGGTTTAGGCAACCAATTAATAGAAATCATTATTGTTTTATGATATTGATAAAGGAGAGACTCATAGTCTCTATTCACTGCTAGGCATGCAATTGGATATAGCATCCTCTTGGATCCTACCCACAATCTCATGCACAGCTGCTGCAATTTCATCGGCTGAAGTCAATCTACACTCATCTTCAACCTGCctcaaaatcaaacacaagTTTCGATATTTTATTAGTACATGGACTTCTAATTTATTAAAGTAACAAGAAACTTATTCTATATATGCAAGTTACTTCAGCTAAAAAGATCATTTGGCATCATTATACTTCATTTGGATGGATCAATGTACTCGTAACAGTAGAGGTTAAAGAGTAAAACTTCCTTTAAATATGGTTatcatttaaaatcaaaaactaatttaagtatcaaaagaagcaaagaaaagaaaagattactAACCTTAACACTAAAAGAATATAACACCATCTGACCAACAGTTGTTACATTTAGGTGAAGAGTATAAAGGCCAAGAGAGTGCAATCCAGTCACCATCTTCAAGAGCTGTTTTGGGTGTCTTCTTGATAGTATCTTGAGGTTTGCATGCCTTTCGGTCATTGTCACTTCAACATCTGCAATGGCAATTGGTCGCTTCTCAGCCAACATTGAATCAGTACTTGGTGATGAGTTGTTGCTGTTGCTTTGTTTATTCGTCGAACTGGCAGTTGAATActgagaaaaggagaaaaaatccGAGAAGAGAGGAGAGCAATTGGAGTTTGTACCAGATTGCACTTTATTTACTTGCTTATGAGCTTCAAGAGATTGGGTAAGTTTCTCCAGCTCCTTCACAAAGTTAATGGCCCCACCTATGATTGATGCTTGATCTGGCTgcactaataaataaaaaaactaatcaattatatatattccatgaaattaaatgaagagATAATAACCTCAgaaaggttgaagatgatgtgAATATCCAGGTTGAGAGTCGACAAGTCTAAATCCTTCAAGTACAACATCTTTTACCCAGAGATatacttttcaagaaaaaaaatccatcaaacCTTGACAGAAAGTTAAATACAGTTTTGCACCACTTGATCCCCAGGTGTTTCTCAATGCTGGGATGCATTGATAAAAGCATTTTACCAAAAAGGTTTTAGTGGCTGTTAACAATTCCCCAAGGTGTCATGTCGTCTGTGAATGCAAAGCAAGACATTTTAACCTAAAACAAGGTGCCATACAAGCAGTTTTACGTTTAAAAGAGTTTATCCGACAAAGTGAAGTGGATCGGAatatctcttaatatttttttgaacagGGATTCAATCTTATTGATAtgaaaagaaggggaaaaaggaaagaaagaagagaaaaaggccTTACCCTTTGAACATAAGAGGGAGGCATCATGGATCGAATCACAGTAAGATAGTCATTCATTTGCTTCCTCCTATTGCGTTCAACCTTAATGTGAGTCATTCTTTGATGTGCAACTTCTGCTTCATCTTTGATGCTTATACGACGCTGTCTCTTTCGCCGGCCTGCAGCATTACCTCCGGTGAAGAACCCGCCCTTACAGGCACAGCTAATCTCTTGGGAGGAAGAGTTATTGGTGTCCCAGTTATTATTTGGATGGAAATCAGATCCAATATTACTGATTGTTGTGTTTAGGGTTTCATGGTAATTAGCCTTTTCTCCTTCAAGACCAAATCCATGGATCCATGTTGCACCTAGTCCTAAAGTACTAGAGGGATCTTGTTGGAATACAACAGTTTCTAAtgccattttctctctctcaagctCTTTTACAGTAACATGAGATCTAGAGACTGgcaataatattgaaaatagaGGATTCTTTCAACCTGGGAAAATAAGGCTCGAGTGAGCGAAAAAGAAGACAAGACCAAAACAACTTGAGAGGCTCAAGTGGTTCTTTAGCCTATTTTGTTCAATCCCGACAGACTAATAATTTGAAAGAACAATAAGTTTCTGGCTCACTTTCAATTATGGGTTCACACAGTTcagtgttttcttttaaaaggaaaaaaatattcaggccTTGTCTACTAATATGCATTTGCGACAGCAAGTTGCATGACAGGTTTTGTATGTTGTGCTTGAGATATGATTCTCTTTCACTCACCAATGTGAAGTTAGAAGTCTTCGTTTACTGGAAAGATTTGGTAcccttgattttgttttggttttcaattGTGCTTTCCAAGTACCgataaattttagaataattttatttggatgataaatttttaaatttataataaaattttatttttatttgattttaattttttaaattactttttacttagtttattagatttttttttaaaaaaatattttactaaaattacTTATGGTTTTATTGACGGATTAAGTCCATCGATATATTTTAAAGAgttgaaatataattattagaaaTATCACTACCATTATTTAATCATCAACGAAAATATTAAATCgttgatgatattaaaaaaattatcgataaaattataaatgattttttttgtcaattaaatattatattcgCCAATGGAAatactaacaaaataaaacaaataatgtttttttgtttgcctTGCTTTTTTATCTGTAAATCTATCAATGATTACATTACTAAAAGAATAACCGAATAACCGAGAAAACATGAATTATTAAGGAAAGTTTTTCTGACAAACAATAATTATTTGTGAGTTTGTCAGTAAAAATCATGCCAACAAAATCACTGTTTACctactaataaaatatattttcggtaaaataaaaaattttgatagTGAGTA is drawn from Populus nigra chromosome 5, ddPopNigr1.1, whole genome shotgun sequence and contains these coding sequences:
- the LOC133694081 gene encoding transcription factor bHLH96-like isoform X2 is translated as MALETVVFQQDPSSTLGLGATWIHGFGLEGEKANYHETLNTTISNIGSDFHPNNNWDTNNSSSQEISCACKGGFFTGGNAAGRRKRQRRISIKDEAEVAHQRMTHIKVERNRRKQMNDYLTVIRSMMPPSYVQRPDQASIIGGAINFVKELEKLTQSLEAHKQVNKVQSDVEVTMTERHANLKILSRRHPKQLLKMVTGLHSLGLYTLHLNVTTVGQMVLYSFSVKVEDECRLTSADEIAAAVHEIVGRIQEDAISNCMPSSE
- the LOC133694081 gene encoding transcription factor bHLH99-like isoform X1; this translates as MALETVVFQQDPSSTLGLGATWIHGFGLEGEKANYHETLNTTISNIGSDFHPNNNWDTNNSSSQEISCACKGGFFTGGNAAGRRKRQRRISIKDEAEVAHQRMTHIKVERNRRKQMNDYLTVIRSMMPPSYVQRPDQASIIGGAINFVKELEKLTQSLEAHKQVNKVQSGTNSNCSPLFSDFFSFSQYSTASSTNKQSNSNNSSPSTDSMLAEKRPIAIADVEVTMTERHANLKILSRRHPKQLLKMVTGLHSLGLYTLHLNVTTVGQMVLYSFSVKVEDECRLTSADEIAAAVHEIVGRIQEDAISNCMPSSE